One Haloterrigena salifodinae DNA window includes the following coding sequences:
- a CDS encoding class I SAM-dependent methyltransferase, whose protein sequence is MAEEQESDLEDDAQRRAAVRDTYDRIADHFASTREYAWPEVEAFVEKVADDLETDGNESAVGLDLGCGNCRHAELLADHCRTVVGLDASRGLLETGRERALERGFAVALCQGDAGRLPLADDSVDVAVYVATLHHLPTRRARRDSLDELARVLAPGGRALVSAWSTAHDRFDADEGFDTTVEWTLPGGETVDRFYHIYAPDEFEAALEASALEVVTWELSNGNCYATVTAAGGEPQ, encoded by the coding sequence ATGGCCGAGGAGCAGGAGTCCGACCTCGAGGACGACGCACAGCGACGGGCCGCCGTCCGCGACACCTACGATCGCATCGCCGACCACTTCGCGTCCACGCGAGAGTACGCCTGGCCCGAAGTCGAGGCGTTCGTCGAGAAAGTGGCCGACGACCTCGAGACCGACGGGAACGAGTCCGCGGTCGGCCTCGACCTCGGCTGTGGCAACTGTCGGCACGCCGAACTGCTGGCCGACCACTGCAGGACTGTCGTCGGCCTCGACGCCAGTCGGGGGCTCCTCGAGACCGGGCGCGAACGCGCCCTCGAGCGCGGGTTCGCGGTCGCGCTCTGCCAGGGCGACGCCGGACGGCTGCCGTTGGCCGACGACAGCGTCGACGTCGCGGTCTACGTCGCGACGCTGCATCACCTGCCGACCCGGCGCGCTCGACGCGACAGCCTCGACGAACTCGCGCGAGTCCTCGCGCCGGGGGGCCGCGCCCTCGTCAGCGCGTGGTCGACCGCCCACGATCGCTTCGACGCCGACGAGGGATTCGACACCACCGTCGAGTGGACCCTCCCCGGCGGCGAGACCGTCGATCGCTTCTACCACATCTACGCGCCCGACGAGTTCGAGGCCGCCCTCGAGGCCAGCGCGCTCGAGGTCGTCACCTGGGAACTCTCGAACGGGAACTGTTACGCGACGGTGACCGCAGCAGGCGGCGAACCGCAGTAA
- a CDS encoding type II secretion system F family protein, whose product MSVSTFLPLALAALCCAPILAARYHDGVDRRLTRAAIGLFGGYVDEFRDEHPDRQAALRAAHVPVTYREYGATTVCYAGLFAILGSVLGIYVIWGLLLVLSVDPETLRAALPSALAFLANLGGVPSLSLVELFGLLLASCLTLGAVVGGGAYWFRWWYPRYVADERARRIETALPSTVAFLYALSRSGMAFPKAIRIVAAHEATYGEAAAEFDVAVRNMDTFGVDVVSALQTMGRRSPSPQFREFSENLVSVLQSGHSLSDFLERQYHDYQEEAESQQERTLGLLSTLAEAYVTVLVAGPLFLITILVVIGIAVGDTLEPLRALIYFILPVGNLAFVIYLSVVTDKLTPGSAASDAGEAPSSDLPGDIAREARPDGGSVDSGAVGADTHPNDERLRYYRRLRGLRERFGDPVRTLLERPALSLAITVPVALAGVLWRFPAALEGGFDVAAIDDAIAAGLLVVLTGFAICYEGHRRRIDAVEAAVPDLLDRLASVNEAGMSLVSAVDHVRGSELGPLGAELDRVWADVQWGADLQTAFARLERRVRTRTTARVVTLLTEAMTASGNLATVLRIAARQAAADRRLERERKQAMVEYTIVVYVSYLVFLFIIAVLAASLLPNLPAAGADTATATGSTAVDGLGGFSDSDRATYDTLFYHATLVQGLLSGLIAGQLSTGDIRGGAKHAAVMVGLSILLFAVVV is encoded by the coding sequence ATGTCGGTATCGACCTTCCTGCCGCTCGCGCTCGCCGCGCTCTGCTGTGCGCCCATCCTCGCGGCCAGATACCACGACGGCGTCGACCGGCGGTTGACGCGGGCCGCGATCGGGCTCTTCGGCGGGTACGTCGACGAGTTCCGCGACGAACATCCCGACAGGCAGGCGGCGCTGCGAGCTGCCCACGTGCCGGTGACCTACCGCGAGTACGGCGCAACGACGGTCTGCTACGCCGGCCTCTTTGCGATCCTCGGCTCGGTGCTCGGCATCTACGTCATTTGGGGCCTGTTGCTCGTGCTCTCGGTCGATCCCGAGACGCTCCGGGCGGCGTTGCCGAGCGCCCTCGCGTTCCTCGCGAACCTCGGTGGCGTGCCCTCGCTGTCGCTCGTCGAACTGTTCGGACTGTTGCTCGCCTCCTGTCTCACGCTCGGCGCGGTCGTCGGCGGCGGCGCGTACTGGTTCCGGTGGTGGTACCCGCGCTACGTCGCCGACGAGCGCGCCCGGCGGATCGAGACGGCGCTGCCCTCGACTGTCGCCTTCCTCTACGCCCTCTCTCGCAGCGGGATGGCGTTTCCGAAGGCGATCCGCATCGTCGCCGCCCACGAGGCGACCTACGGCGAGGCCGCCGCGGAGTTCGACGTCGCGGTCCGCAACATGGACACCTTCGGCGTCGACGTGGTCTCCGCCCTCCAAACGATGGGCCGACGCTCGCCGAGCCCCCAGTTTCGCGAGTTCAGCGAGAATCTGGTCAGCGTCCTCCAGAGCGGCCACAGCCTCTCTGATTTCCTCGAACGCCAGTATCACGACTACCAGGAGGAAGCCGAGTCCCAGCAGGAACGGACCCTCGGACTGCTCTCGACGCTCGCCGAAGCCTACGTGACGGTGCTGGTCGCGGGTCCGCTCTTTCTCATCACGATCCTCGTCGTCATCGGGATCGCCGTCGGCGACACGCTCGAGCCGCTGCGGGCGCTGATCTACTTTATCCTGCCCGTCGGCAACCTCGCGTTCGTGATCTACCTGAGCGTCGTCACCGACAAACTGACCCCCGGCTCGGCGGCGAGCGACGCGGGCGAGGCTCCGTCGTCGGACCTCCCGGGAGATATCGCGCGTGAGGCGCGGCCCGACGGTGGGTCCGTCGATAGCGGCGCCGTCGGTGCCGACACCCACCCGAACGACGAACGCCTCCGGTACTACCGGCGGCTCCGCGGCCTGCGCGAGCGATTCGGGGATCCGGTTCGGACGCTGCTCGAGCGCCCGGCGCTCTCGCTCGCGATCACCGTTCCGGTCGCCCTCGCGGGCGTACTGTGGCGGTTCCCGGCGGCGCTCGAGGGGGGGTTCGACGTCGCGGCGATCGACGACGCGATCGCGGCGGGGCTGCTGGTCGTCCTGACCGGCTTCGCGATCTGTTACGAGGGCCACCGGCGCCGGATCGACGCGGTCGAGGCGGCCGTCCCGGATCTGCTCGACCGACTCGCGAGCGTCAACGAAGCCGGCATGTCGTTGGTCTCGGCGGTCGACCACGTCCGCGGCTCGGAGTTGGGACCGCTCGGCGCCGAACTCGATCGCGTCTGGGCGGACGTCCAGTGGGGCGCCGACCTCCAGACCGCGTTCGCCCGACTCGAGCGGCGGGTGCGGACCCGGACGACCGCCCGCGTCGTGACCCTGCTCACCGAGGCGATGACCGCGAGCGGGAACCTCGCGACTGTCCTCCGGATCGCTGCCCGACAGGCCGCGGCCGACCGGCGACTCGAGCGCGAGCGCAAACAGGCGATGGTCGAGTACACCATCGTCGTCTACGTCTCGTACCTGGTCTTCCTGTTTATCATCGCGGTGCTCGCGGCGTCTTTGCTGCCGAACCTGCCCGCGGCGGGAGCCGATACCGCGACCGCAACCGGATCCACCGCGGTCGACGGACTCGGCGGCTTCTCGGACTCCGATCGGGCGACCTACGACACGCTGTTCTACCACGCGACGCTCGTTCAGGGGCTGCTCTCGGGGCTGATCGCCGGCCAGTTGAGCACGGGGGATATCCGCGGCGGCGCGAAACACGCGGCGGTCATGGTCGGCCTCTCGATCCTCCTCTTCGCCGTCGTGGTCTGA
- a CDS encoding type II/IV secretion system ATPase subunit, which produces MSDQRDTDPVDSIAANGSDGDGDGNGDSVGGRLESTLASARRTLRRLRETLQGSEIRVPNYDPSAHGPLVTFDGIDGLEEVDCYWVDAPFSFVTIGRDRSANEYRYHAVEPTLRDDEASLLETLFEDVRDPLIYREDGRSDAPEPRAASREDGIEALLRETIREYLERYGADVDTATFYRLFYYVHRNFRGYGRLEPIMHDPRVEDISCDGYDLPIFVYHDEYTDIETNVSFGADELDGFVVRLAQHSGRHISIGDPMVETTLPDGSRAELALGREVTPRGSAFTVRKYADEPFTPIDLLEYGTFSVEQLAYLWLAIEHNKSLIFAGGTASGKTTSMNAVSMFIPPRAKVLTIEDTRELQLSHDNWLSSVTRERIHEGSDVTMYDLLRSALRHRPEYIVVGEVRGEEAITLFQAMNTGHTTYSTMHADSVQTAINRLENEPIDVPRPMVGSLDILSVQTLTRLNDGRVRRNKVLAEIDGIDQRTGELDYSTAYTWEGDTDTFRSSGSAVLEEIRDDRGWSQRDLLAELERRERFLEYLRANGIADYRRFTALVNEYYADREGVLERIDAAASDTDGDPASGFEPDSDSGRDSESGLEFGSDAGTETRIGRTGIDRQTESDGS; this is translated from the coding sequence ATGTCCGACCAGCGCGATACCGACCCGGTCGATTCGATCGCAGCCAACGGGAGCGACGGCGACGGCGACGGCAACGGCGACAGTGTCGGCGGCCGCCTCGAGTCGACGCTCGCGAGCGCCCGCCGAACGCTCCGCCGACTCCGCGAGACGCTGCAGGGCTCGGAGATTCGGGTGCCGAACTACGATCCGTCGGCGCACGGCCCGCTGGTGACGTTCGACGGGATCGACGGCCTCGAGGAGGTCGACTGCTACTGGGTCGACGCGCCGTTTTCGTTCGTCACAATCGGCCGCGACCGGTCCGCGAACGAGTACCGCTACCACGCCGTCGAGCCGACGCTGCGGGACGACGAGGCGAGCCTGCTCGAGACGCTGTTCGAGGACGTCCGCGACCCTCTCATCTACCGCGAGGACGGGCGAAGCGATGCCCCGGAGCCGCGAGCCGCGAGTCGCGAGGACGGGATCGAGGCGCTCCTGCGCGAGACGATCCGCGAGTACTTAGAGCGCTACGGCGCGGACGTCGACACGGCGACCTTCTACCGGCTCTTCTACTACGTCCACCGGAACTTCCGTGGCTACGGGCGACTCGAGCCGATCATGCACGACCCCCGCGTCGAGGATATCTCGTGTGACGGCTACGACCTCCCGATCTTCGTCTACCACGACGAGTATACCGACATCGAGACGAACGTCTCCTTCGGCGCGGACGAACTCGACGGCTTCGTCGTGCGCCTCGCCCAGCATTCGGGGCGACACATCTCCATCGGCGACCCGATGGTCGAGACGACGCTGCCTGACGGTTCGCGCGCGGAACTGGCGCTGGGTCGGGAGGTGACCCCGCGCGGCTCGGCCTTCACCGTCCGGAAGTACGCCGACGAGCCGTTCACGCCGATCGACCTGCTCGAGTACGGCACCTTCAGTGTCGAGCAACTGGCCTACCTCTGGCTGGCGATCGAACACAACAAGAGCCTCATCTTCGCCGGCGGGACGGCCTCGGGGAAGACGACGAGCATGAACGCCGTCTCGATGTTCATCCCGCCGCGAGCGAAGGTGTTGACGATCGAGGACACCCGCGAACTCCAGCTCTCCCACGACAACTGGCTCTCCTCGGTCACCCGCGAGCGCATCCACGAGGGGAGCGACGTCACGATGTACGACCTCCTGCGGTCGGCGCTGCGCCACCGCCCGGAGTACATCGTCGTCGGCGAGGTCCGCGGCGAGGAGGCGATCACCCTCTTTCAGGCGATGAACACCGGCCACACCACCTACTCGACGATGCACGCCGACTCCGTCCAGACGGCGATCAATCGCTTAGAGAACGAGCCGATCGACGTCCCCCGCCCGATGGTCGGCAGCCTCGACATCCTCTCGGTCCAGACGCTGACCCGCCTCAACGACGGCCGCGTTCGCCGGAACAAGGTCCTGGCCGAGATCGACGGGATCGACCAGCGGACGGGCGAACTCGACTACTCGACGGCCTACACCTGGGAGGGCGACACCGACACGTTCCGGTCGTCGGGCAGCGCCGTTCTCGAGGAGATCCGGGACGACCGCGGCTGGAGCCAGCGCGATCTGCTCGCCGAACTCGAGCGCCGCGAACGCTTCCTCGAGTACCTGCGGGCGAACGGGATCGCCGACTACCGGCGCTTTACCGCGCTAGTCAACGAGTACTACGCCGACCGGGAAGGCGTACTCGAGCGGATCGACGCGGCGGCATCCGATACCGACGGTGATCCGGCCTCCGGCTTCGAACCGGACTCCGACTCCGGTCGCGACTCCGAATCCGGACTCGAGTTCGGATCCGACGCTGGAACCGAGACCAGGATCGGACGGACCGGCATCGACCGACAGACCGAGAGCGACGGGTCCTGA